From Chryseobacterium shandongense, the proteins below share one genomic window:
- a CDS encoding 5'-nucleotidase C-terminal domain-containing protein: MKNKFLLLGIALAALSSCKMASPLQVANVETRKNISINNELKNDEEFVKVIEPYKQKLDKEMNQKISYTGTDLSKQGDNSNLGNLLADYTFDGAEKWAKKNLNKDIDAALINIGGIRTSIGKGDILLKSVFEVMPFENEVIIVKMKGADLQGLFDYYAKTEVNNPVSHLYIETNNGQLTKYLINGKVVNMDQEYYIATSDYLALGGDNMKFFSKGQMIPTGIKLRDLFIEYFKNSPEVHPNTDIRLNFIGKKQ; the protein is encoded by the coding sequence ATGAAAAATAAATTCTTGTTATTAGGAATTGCTCTGGCTGCGCTTTCCTCCTGCAAAATGGCTTCTCCGTTACAGGTGGCCAATGTGGAGACCAGAAAGAATATTTCTATTAATAATGAGCTAAAAAATGATGAGGAGTTTGTAAAAGTGATCGAACCCTATAAACAAAAACTGGATAAAGAGATGAACCAGAAAATCTCTTACACCGGAACAGATCTTAGCAAACAGGGAGACAACAGCAATCTGGGCAATCTTCTGGCGGACTACACTTTTGACGGGGCAGAAAAATGGGCTAAAAAAAATCTGAATAAAGATATAGATGCCGCCCTGATCAACATAGGCGGAATCCGTACAAGCATAGGAAAAGGAGATATCCTGCTTAAAAGCGTCTTTGAGGTAATGCCTTTTGAAAATGAAGTGATTATTGTAAAAATGAAAGGAGCAGATTTACAGGGTCTTTTTGATTATTATGCGAAAACAGAGGTCAATAATCCCGTTTCTCACCTGTACATTGAAACCAATAACGGACAGCTTACAAAATACCTCATCAATGGAAAAGTGGTAAACATGGATCAGGAATATTATATTGCCACTTCAGATTATCTGGCATTGGGCGGTGATAACATGAAATTTTTCTCAAAGGGACAAATGATTCCTACAGGAATAAAACTCAGAGATCTTTTCATTGAATATTTCAAGAATAGTCCTGAGGTACATCCCAATACAGATATTCGTTTAAATTTTATCGGTAAGAAGCAATGA
- the dapA gene encoding 4-hydroxy-tetrahydrodipicolinate synthase gives MSILKGVGVALVTPFNEDLSIDFESLTKLVDFNIENGTNYLVVLGTTAEAATLSVEEKKQVIEHIIKVTNKRVPLVLGIGGNNTLEVKKQIEETDLFAFEAVLSVSPYYNKPNQEGLYQHYKMLASTGKNIIIYNVPSRTGQNIEAETTLRLAKEFPNLFLIKEAAPNILQYFDILRKKPEGFNLVSGDDEFTLPVTLAGGNGVISVIGQAYPKEFSTMVQLAFDRKVDEAYQIHNKLVEITRLIFAEGNPCGIKVILAEMGIIKNYLRLPLVTASEGLHAKIKAEMANI, from the coding sequence ATGAGCATTTTAAAAGGAGTAGGTGTTGCACTGGTGACGCCTTTTAATGAAGATTTATCCATAGATTTTGAAAGCCTTACCAAATTGGTAGATTTCAACATCGAAAACGGAACCAATTATTTAGTTGTTTTGGGAACTACAGCAGAGGCTGCAACGCTTTCTGTGGAAGAAAAGAAACAGGTGATTGAGCATATCATTAAGGTTACCAATAAACGCGTTCCATTGGTACTTGGAATTGGCGGAAACAATACTCTTGAAGTGAAGAAACAGATTGAAGAAACGGATCTTTTTGCATTTGAAGCGGTACTTTCCGTATCTCCTTATTATAATAAGCCGAATCAGGAAGGTCTTTATCAGCATTATAAAATGCTCGCTTCTACCGGGAAAAATATCATTATTTATAATGTTCCGTCAAGAACCGGACAAAATATCGAAGCCGAGACCACTCTTCGTCTTGCAAAAGAATTCCCGAATTTATTTTTAATTAAAGAAGCGGCCCCGAATATTCTTCAGTATTTTGATATTTTACGAAAGAAACCGGAAGGCTTTAATCTTGTTTCAGGCGATGATGAATTTACACTTCCTGTAACGCTTGCGGGAGGAAACGGCGTAATTTCTGTAATCGGGCAGGCTTACCCGAAAGAGTTTTCTACCATGGTGCAACTTGCGTTTGACAGAAAAGTAGACGAAGCGTACCAAATTCATAATAAACTTGTAGAGATTACGAGGCTGATTTTTGCCGAAGGAAATCCTTGCGGAATTAAAGTTATTTTGGCAGAAATGGGAATTATTAAAAATTATTTGAGGCTTCCACTGGTAACGGCTTCAGAAGGGCTACATGCTAAAATTAAAGCTGAAATGGCGAATATTTAG
- a CDS encoding GNAT family N-acetyltransferase: MKFIEAEEKDIPLIQNLAKRSWESAYAEILSPEQIVYMLRTMYSENEIMKQMQNADYHYYLIFNEIDRSFEGFIGYEHRYEDYTTKLHRIYLVPKSKGKGIGKAAIDFLKVKVAAESDRKIILNVNKNNAAKKFYESQGFTVFNEVVLDIGSGFTMDDYEMEFYVTGV, encoded by the coding sequence ATGAAATTTATAGAAGCTGAAGAAAAAGATATTCCGCTAATTCAGAACCTGGCAAAAAGGTCGTGGGAATCTGCCTACGCAGAAATACTGTCACCGGAACAGATCGTATATATGCTCCGAACCATGTACTCCGAAAATGAAATTATGAAACAGATGCAAAATGCTGATTATCATTATTATCTGATATTTAATGAGATTGATCGTTCATTTGAAGGTTTTATTGGTTATGAACACCGCTATGAGGATTATACCACAAAGTTACACAGGATTTATCTTGTTCCTAAAAGCAAAGGAAAGGGAATTGGTAAAGCTGCAATTGACTTTTTAAAAGTAAAAGTGGCTGCCGAAAGCGATCGGAAAATCATACTGAATGTTAATAAAAACAATGCCGCAAAGAAATTTTATGAATCACAAGGATTTACAGTTTTTAATGAGGTAGTTTTAGATATCGGGAGCGGCTTCACTATGGATGATTATGAAATGGAATTTTATGTCACTGGTGTTTGA
- the recG gene encoding ATP-dependent DNA helicase RecG — MTLETSIEYVKGVGPEKAKLIRNVLGISTVEDFLNFFPLRYLDKSKIHKVSQLHEVSTDVQLKGKITSVQEIQTGKIKRLSAKFNDDTGAMDLVWFQYSKWMKEQLPINKEIYIFGKINVFNNQFSMPHPEIEIDEKKEGDNRLRPIYPSSEKLTKRGLNQKFFQNVLKNICMEIPNLIHENFPEYLMRAFKFMSRQHTYLNIHFPKDAEHFKKADYRLRFEESFFFQLGYGLKKIHHKSHTVGNPFPIVGDYFNDFYQHHLPFDLTGAQKRVLKEIRQDMKRPIQMNRLLQGDVGSGKTMVALLTMLIAKDNGFQSCMMAPTEILAQQHYNGIKELLENTEVTVKLLTGSTKKSDRKIIHEALENGELSILVGTHAVLEDKVKFKNLGLAIIDEQHRFGVAQRAKLWAKNKIPPHILVMTATPIPRTLAMSFYSDLDVSVIDEMPVGRKPIITAHRREKDRAYVYNFCREEIQKGRQVYFVYPLIEESETLDYKNLMTGLENVMDNFPKYNVTMLHGQMRPEEKDAAMSYFASGKAEIMVATTVIEVGVNVPNASVMVIESAERFGLSQLHQLRGRVGRGAEQSYCILMTSDKLSSDSRTRIKTMVETNDGFKISEVDMQLRGPGDILGTQQSGVVDFKRLDLVNDSVIIKITKNTVEKILKTDPLLSNPDNQILKNYYLRQYKGKNKWSKIS; from the coding sequence ATGACATTAGAAACTTCAATAGAATATGTGAAAGGGGTCGGTCCGGAAAAAGCCAAGCTCATCAGGAATGTGCTGGGAATTTCCACCGTGGAAGATTTTCTAAACTTTTTTCCGCTGCGTTATCTGGATAAAAGCAAGATTCATAAAGTTTCGCAACTTCATGAAGTATCAACAGATGTTCAGCTGAAAGGTAAAATTACAAGTGTTCAGGAAATACAGACTGGAAAAATAAAAAGGCTTTCCGCAAAATTCAATGATGATACCGGAGCAATGGATCTGGTGTGGTTCCAGTATTCCAAGTGGATGAAAGAACAGCTCCCCATTAATAAGGAAATCTATATTTTCGGGAAAATCAATGTATTCAACAACCAGTTTTCCATGCCTCATCCGGAAATAGAGATTGATGAAAAAAAAGAGGGTGACAATCGCCTGAGACCGATTTATCCGAGCTCTGAAAAATTAACCAAAAGAGGACTGAACCAAAAGTTTTTTCAAAATGTATTGAAAAATATCTGCATGGAAATACCCAATCTTATTCATGAAAATTTTCCTGAGTACCTGATGAGGGCTTTTAAATTCATGTCCAGACAGCATACATACCTCAACATTCATTTTCCTAAAGACGCGGAACATTTCAAGAAGGCTGATTACCGTCTTAGATTTGAAGAATCATTCTTTTTCCAGTTGGGTTACGGGTTGAAAAAAATCCATCATAAAAGCCATACAGTGGGAAATCCCTTCCCGATTGTAGGTGATTATTTTAATGATTTTTACCAGCATCATCTTCCGTTTGATTTAACGGGCGCCCAAAAAAGAGTATTGAAAGAAATCCGGCAGGATATGAAACGTCCGATCCAGATGAACAGGCTCCTGCAAGGCGATGTCGGTTCAGGAAAAACAATGGTTGCTTTATTGACCATGCTTATCGCGAAAGATAACGGTTTTCAAAGCTGCATGATGGCTCCCACCGAGATTCTTGCCCAGCAGCATTATAACGGTATTAAAGAGCTTCTTGAAAACACGGAGGTTACTGTTAAACTTTTGACAGGATCTACCAAAAAATCTGATCGTAAAATTATTCATGAAGCACTCGAAAACGGTGAGCTTTCTATTCTTGTAGGCACTCATGCCGTGCTGGAAGACAAAGTAAAGTTTAAAAATCTTGGACTGGCAATTATTGATGAACAGCATCGATTCGGGGTTGCACAAAGGGCAAAATTATGGGCAAAAAATAAAATTCCGCCCCATATTCTGGTGATGACCGCCACTCCTATTCCCAGAACACTGGCCATGAGTTTTTATTCTGATCTGGATGTTTCTGTAATTGATGAAATGCCGGTAGGAAGAAAACCTATTATCACTGCCCACAGACGTGAAAAAGATAGAGCATACGTCTACAACTTCTGCCGCGAAGAGATTCAGAAAGGAAGACAGGTGTATTTTGTATATCCGTTGATTGAAGAATCGGAGACCTTGGATTACAAAAACCTGATGACCGGCCTTGAAAATGTAATGGATAATTTCCCAAAATATAATGTAACCATGCTTCACGGCCAGATGCGGCCAGAAGAAAAAGATGCCGCAATGAGCTATTTCGCTTCCGGCAAAGCTGAAATTATGGTAGCCACTACGGTAATTGAAGTGGGCGTAAATGTTCCCAATGCCTCGGTAATGGTTATTGAAAGTGCAGAACGATTCGGCCTTTCCCAGCTCCATCAGTTGCGGGGACGTGTAGGTCGTGGTGCAGAACAGAGCTATTGCATCCTGATGACTTCTGACAAATTATCCAGCGACAGCAGAACGCGTATTAAAACGATGGTAGAAACCAACGATGGATTTAAGATTTCAGAAGTAGATATGCAGCTTCGCGGTCCGGGCGATATTCTGGGTACACAGCAAAGTGGTGTTGTGGATTTTAAAAGGCTTGACCTTGTAAATGATTCTGTGATCATTAAAATTACTAAAAATACGGTAGAAAAAATCCTGAAAACTGACCCATTATTATCAAATCCAGATAACCAAATTCTAAAAAACTATTATCTACGGCAGTATAAAGGAAAAAACAAATGGAGTAAAATTTCATAA
- a CDS encoding T6SS effector amidase Tae4 family protein, giving the protein MKKTYFLMLLALVFLVFSCRSELDNLQENESKSVSSKKSFSSRLISLKTVQEEVKSFNSIQAKFTNSKLAKSVTAKSFNNNYLYRKLENTETGTITYTLPLNSYSAAKPYYFIQQIIVASSDMETVQYLKIIPNNAPAYKTQDVLKNLTGSIELYDENLEMVTSTAYVNGVAQTTASSGSGNTTGKTNGECDVDIITIEVPCSTSGQHGVGESCDPGITNDAHYETTIYVTCPHTFGPPTVNTGGGSGGGSLGGGYVFDEQLNSLLTNPTFLYGDYITSPNHELLLQAVRAWIPNHVTDINGDLSDLNQRIEHFFNNDELFTNLVTYNQNTPNVPNAEAEDYSIRVYELIKWLLNNPSPQNGQLAAWGVSYFDQNRFVSWEQFENWFAGTSEGKDGEDYDAAYWDDPNLTFPTQNLPSWQNYYNAFPKDSNGNGLPGPNIYNIVGGVPKAMRDGVLSDSNPNNDRDYDNACALRVSRALNYSGVIIPNLPNQTFKGAEGKYYFLSAKKLNAWMRKTFGTNPATQNTPFNPKHIHITGIQAGVHGANLPNLLGGKKGIYSLVSSDSNWASGHGDILLPNATCINGCHFFDAPIAYIDVWILQ; this is encoded by the coding sequence ATGAAAAAAACTTATTTTCTAATGCTTTTGGCATTAGTGTTCTTAGTATTTAGCTGTAGAAGCGAATTAGACAACCTACAGGAAAACGAATCCAAATCTGTATCGTCCAAAAAATCTTTTTCTTCGCGCCTTATTTCATTAAAAACTGTACAAGAGGAAGTAAAGAGCTTTAACAGCATTCAGGCAAAATTTACAAATTCTAAATTGGCAAAGTCTGTTACAGCAAAATCATTTAACAATAATTATCTATACCGCAAACTGGAAAATACAGAAACCGGTACTATTACCTATACCTTACCCCTGAATTCTTATAGTGCTGCGAAACCTTATTATTTTATTCAGCAGATTATTGTAGCATCTTCCGATATGGAAACCGTGCAATATCTTAAGATAATTCCCAACAATGCACCAGCCTATAAAACACAGGATGTACTGAAAAACCTTACAGGAAGCATTGAATTGTATGATGAAAATTTAGAAATGGTTACCTCGACAGCATACGTAAACGGAGTGGCACAAACTACAGCATCATCTGGTTCCGGTAATACCACAGGAAAAACCAATGGCGAATGCGATGTGGATATTATCACCATAGAAGTTCCGTGTAGTACCAGTGGCCAACATGGCGTAGGAGAGAGCTGCGATCCCGGAATTACCAATGATGCACATTATGAAACAACAATTTATGTAACCTGTCCTCACACTTTCGGGCCGCCAACAGTAAATACAGGAGGAGGCAGTGGCGGAGGTTCTTTGGGGGGCGGATATGTTTTTGATGAACAACTTAACAGTTTGCTCACCAACCCAACCTTTTTATATGGAGATTATATCACCTCTCCCAATCATGAGCTGCTTTTACAGGCTGTAAGAGCTTGGATTCCGAACCATGTGACGGATATTAACGGTGATTTGTCTGATCTTAACCAAAGGATAGAGCATTTCTTTAATAATGATGAGCTTTTCACCAATCTTGTCACGTATAACCAAAATACTCCAAATGTCCCAAATGCAGAAGCTGAAGATTATAGCATAAGAGTTTACGAACTTATTAAATGGCTGCTTAATAATCCATCGCCGCAAAACGGGCAACTTGCAGCTTGGGGTGTATCTTACTTTGATCAAAATAGATTTGTTTCTTGGGAGCAGTTTGAAAATTGGTTTGCGGGAACATCAGAAGGAAAAGATGGAGAAGATTATGATGCTGCATATTGGGATGATCCAAATCTAACTTTTCCAACACAAAACCTTCCTTCATGGCAAAATTATTATAATGCTTTTCCTAAGGACTCTAATGGTAATGGATTACCTGGACCAAATATTTACAATATAGTTGGTGGTGTACCAAAGGCCATGAGAGATGGTGTATTAAGTGATTCTAATCCAAATAATGATCGTGATTATGATAATGCATGTGCATTAAGAGTTTCGAGAGCTTTAAATTATTCGGGTGTTATAATCCCTAATTTACCGAATCAAACATTTAAAGGGGCAGAAGGAAAGTATTATTTTCTAAGTGCTAAAAAATTGAATGCATGGATGAGAAAAACATTTGGAACAAATCCGGCAACACAAAATACACCGTTTAATCCAAAGCATATACATATAACTGGAATTCAGGCGGGAGTGCATGGAGCTAACTTACCTAATTTATTAGGAGGAAAAAAGGGAATTTATTCTTTAGTTTCAAGTGATTCTAATTGGGCATCTGGTCATGGTGATATTTTACTTCCTAATGCAACGTGTATCAACGGGTGTCATTTTTTTGATGCACCAATTGCTTATATTGACGTTTGGATATTGCAATAA
- a CDS encoding thioredoxin family protein — protein MKKIISIICLFVITLHFAQVKWMTIEEALKAQKENPKKILIDFYADWCGPCKIMDKKTYGNPIIADIINENYYAVKFNAEEKNMVHIFGRKFSNPNTEHKKGRNSLHEFTQYMNVGAVPSTVFLDENGGPITILQGELSARELEPYLEFISKDMFKKIKTRQQWEDYQTKFKSKIKD, from the coding sequence ATGAAGAAAATTATAAGCATAATTTGTCTTTTCGTTATCACTTTACATTTTGCACAGGTAAAATGGATGACTATTGAGGAAGCATTGAAAGCTCAGAAAGAAAATCCGAAAAAAATTCTTATTGACTTTTACGCAGACTGGTGTGGGCCGTGTAAAATCATGGATAAAAAGACCTACGGAAATCCTATTATTGCTGATATTATAAATGAAAACTACTACGCTGTAAAATTTAATGCCGAAGAAAAAAATATGGTCCACATTTTCGGCAGGAAGTTTTCCAACCCAAATACGGAACATAAAAAAGGAAGAAATTCCCTGCATGAGTTTACGCAGTATATGAATGTAGGAGCTGTGCCCAGCACGGTATTTCTGGATGAAAACGGAGGGCCAATTACGATTCTTCAGGGAGAATTATCGGCAAGGGAACTGGAACCGTATTTGGAGTTTATTTCAAAGGATATGTTTAAAAAAATAAAGACCAGACAGCAATGGGAAGATTACCAAACAAAATTTAAATCCAAAATAAAAGATTAA
- a CDS encoding M23 family metallopeptidase gives MKKTLILTLFFQFALLFSQKNVKMYYEQKKDTVIYYIDNLEIYPTSIVFSGQPELENMRKPEIFSMIQVLPPKSVKNKVTYFIANDKTKRWGIKKMPGYSIYIGDITLKSYDSDYKYDLPFQKGKSFNVYQGYNGTFSHQNENSIDFTMPEGTEITAAREGLVIDVIQNNNQGCPTNDCAKLGNYISILHSDGTIAQYFHLKQNGVKVNIGEIVKKNQTIGLSGNTGWSNGPHLHFTCYLPSNTGDKQRKTIKTLFRTGDGNKTEYLTEKKTYSKEY, from the coding sequence ATGAAAAAAACACTCATTCTTACTCTATTCTTTCAATTTGCATTACTGTTTTCACAAAAAAATGTGAAAATGTACTACGAGCAGAAGAAAGACACCGTTATTTATTATATTGATAACCTTGAAATCTACCCTACATCGATAGTATTCTCCGGGCAGCCGGAATTGGAAAACATGAGAAAACCTGAAATTTTTAGTATGATTCAGGTTCTCCCTCCAAAATCTGTTAAGAATAAAGTAACCTACTTTATTGCAAATGATAAAACAAAAAGATGGGGTATCAAAAAAATGCCAGGTTACTCCATATACATTGGCGATATCACTTTAAAATCTTATGATTCTGATTACAAATATGATCTTCCTTTCCAAAAAGGAAAATCTTTCAACGTCTATCAAGGATATAACGGGACATTTTCTCATCAAAATGAAAATTCAATAGATTTTACCATGCCTGAAGGAACAGAAATAACAGCTGCAAGAGAGGGGTTAGTGATTGATGTTATACAAAATAACAATCAGGGATGTCCTACAAACGATTGCGCTAAACTGGGTAATTATATTTCTATTTTACACTCCGACGGAACTATTGCACAATATTTTCATTTAAAACAAAACGGTGTTAAAGTAAATATAGGAGAAATTGTAAAAAAGAACCAGACGATAGGGCTTAGCGGAAACACAGGCTGGAGCAATGGGCCTCATTTACATTTTACTTGCTATCTTCCGAGCAACACAGGAGATAAGCAGAGAAAAACTATTAAAACACTTTTTAGAACAGGAGATGGAAATAAAACAGAGTATTTAACCGAGAAGAAAACATATTCAAAAGAATATTAG
- a CDS encoding response regulator, with translation MNKEYLNVILADHDEGNLILLKNILQEFKIQAKVKTFCNGKDMMDYLKKNTVISEVLFINYYLPLKSCIECLQEIKSDQKFDSMTTIVYSENLSPEEEEEIFVAGANIFMKEPDNYIDMKKKVTDIISITWQYHTSGLNKNNFIMKV, from the coding sequence ATGAATAAAGAATATCTAAATGTCATTCTGGCAGATCATGATGAAGGCAATCTCATTCTTTTGAAAAATATTTTGCAGGAATTTAAAATTCAGGCTAAAGTAAAGACATTCTGTAACGGGAAAGATATGATGGACTACCTTAAAAAGAATACTGTAATCTCTGAAGTTTTATTTATCAATTATTATTTACCCTTGAAAAGCTGTATTGAATGCCTACAAGAAATTAAATCTGACCAGAAATTTGATTCTATGACAACTATAGTTTATTCTGAAAATTTATCCCCTGAAGAAGAAGAAGAGATTTTTGTAGCGGGAGCAAATATATTTATGAAAGAGCCTGATAATTATATAGATATGAAAAAAAAAGTTACGGATATTATATCCATTACATGGCAATACCACACTTCTGGACTGAATAAAAATAATTTTATCATGAAAGTGTGA
- a CDS encoding peptide MFS transporter, translating to MNLTLNEIQNFKGKYPRQIWSLFFSEMWERFCFYGMRGMLVFFMISQLNFHEKEANLQYGATQAFVYAFTFIGGLFADKILGFRKSLFWGGILMIVGSLILAADPHKFFFLGIAFTVVGTGFFKPNISSMVGQLYKPNDSRADAGFSLFYAGINLGALLGGYFCIAIGKGEVLSNIISEGIRWNIAFGLAAIVMVISLINFIFTQKRLGTIGLQPGHPLNEVKSAPIPKWQEYGVYVLSLIFVPIIMIMVAKTEYTDYFMWTVGPLTLIYLFYEMTKVTPAERNKLLAALVFILFSILFWGIYEQSGGSLSIFAAKNLNNDLLGLDPNGVNNSGGAFFIIFLAPLIGLLWIWLNKRKIEPNTIIKFGLGFIFLGLGYYVLFATRFFANLQGITSLNFFTIALLVITLGELCLSPIGLSIMTKLSTKNLQGMMMGMWFLASAYGQYVAGIIGAGLATAKEGSTNYDALITYTDGYKQLGLYAVIAGIVLILISPFVKKLMQEVR from the coding sequence ATGAATTTGACTTTAAACGAAATACAAAATTTTAAAGGAAAATACCCGAGACAGATCTGGAGCCTTTTCTTCTCCGAAATGTGGGAACGATTCTGCTTCTACGGAATGCGCGGAATGCTTGTTTTCTTTATGATCTCCCAGCTTAATTTCCATGAAAAAGAAGCTAATCTCCAATACGGTGCTACTCAGGCATTTGTATACGCTTTCACCTTTATCGGGGGATTATTTGCCGATAAAATATTAGGTTTCAGAAAATCTCTCTTTTGGGGCGGGATATTAATGATTGTCGGAAGTTTGATTCTGGCAGCAGATCCTCACAAGTTTTTCTTTTTAGGAATTGCATTTACCGTTGTTGGAACAGGGTTTTTCAAACCGAATATTTCGTCAATGGTAGGACAGCTTTATAAGCCAAATGATTCGCGGGCAGATGCAGGTTTTTCTCTCTTTTATGCGGGAATCAATCTTGGAGCATTATTGGGAGGATATTTTTGTATTGCTATTGGTAAAGGTGAAGTGCTATCCAATATAATTTCTGAAGGAATAAGATGGAATATTGCTTTCGGATTAGCGGCTATTGTAATGGTGATAAGTCTCATTAATTTCATATTTACGCAAAAAAGATTAGGAACAATCGGCCTACAGCCGGGACATCCTTTGAATGAAGTTAAATCTGCACCTATTCCGAAATGGCAGGAGTATGGTGTCTATGTTTTATCCCTGATTTTTGTCCCGATCATTATGATCATGGTTGCCAAAACCGAATATACGGATTATTTCATGTGGACAGTCGGACCGTTGACTTTAATCTACCTCTTTTACGAAATGACCAAAGTAACACCTGCTGAACGAAATAAACTTTTGGCAGCTTTAGTTTTTATTTTATTTTCCATTTTATTCTGGGGAATTTATGAGCAAAGCGGGGGTTCGCTAAGTATTTTTGCCGCTAAAAATTTAAATAATGATTTATTAGGACTTGATCCGAATGGAGTAAACAATTCCGGAGGTGCATTTTTCATTATTTTCCTGGCACCATTAATCGGATTGCTTTGGATCTGGCTTAATAAAAGAAAAATAGAACCCAATACGATTATTAAGTTTGGCTTAGGTTTCATTTTTCTTGGGTTGGGATATTATGTTTTATTTGCCACAAGATTCTTTGCCAATCTTCAGGGGATTACATCATTAAATTTCTTTACTATAGCATTGCTGGTTATTACATTGGGAGAATTATGCCTCTCTCCTATTGGACTATCCATTATGACGAAACTTTCAACCAAAAACCTTCAGGGAATGATGATGGGAATGTGGTTCCTCGCTTCGGCATACGGACAATATGTTGCAGGGATTATCGGTGCAGGATTGGCTACGGCAAAAGAAGGCTCTACCAACTATGATGCTTTAATCACTTATACCGATGGATATAAACAATTAGGATTATATGCGGTAATTGCCGGAATTGTATTAATTTTAATTTCGCCTTTCGTTAAAAAATTAATGCAGGAGGTACGGTAA
- a CDS encoding helix-turn-helix domain-containing protein, which translates to MKMYVKFDFNTLCMKVLEEKLKDQGLNYRLLNFGEVELFESFTEEQCKAFKENLEDYGIEIIESHKTALVQKIKDVITEFLSSDEAVPVKASIYISEKLNHSYGHLSNVFSDAAHTSIENFIIIQKIEYAKELIISKRYSLTEVAQKLNYSSVAHLSTQFKNLTGVTPSYFQKIISKRRKVQQYDKHYSKAV; encoded by the coding sequence ATGAAAATGTATGTTAAATTTGATTTCAATACCCTCTGCATGAAGGTACTTGAAGAAAAACTAAAAGATCAGGGACTGAACTACAGGCTTCTTAATTTTGGGGAAGTAGAATTGTTTGAATCCTTTACGGAAGAACAATGTAAAGCCTTCAAAGAAAATCTGGAAGACTACGGAATTGAAATTATTGAAAGCCACAAAACAGCATTGGTACAAAAAATAAAAGATGTCATTACCGAATTTTTAAGCTCTGATGAGGCAGTTCCAGTAAAAGCTTCCATTTACATTTCGGAAAAACTGAATCATAGTTATGGGCATTTGTCTAATGTATTTTCTGATGCAGCCCATACTTCGATCGAAAATTTTATCATCATTCAGAAGATAGAATATGCCAAGGAATTGATCATCAGTAAAAGATACAGCCTAACCGAAGTTGCGCAAAAGCTAAATTATTCCAGTGTTGCACATTTAAGTACTCAGTTTAAGAATCTTACAGGAGTTACTCCGTCATATTTCCAGAAAATCATTAGTAAGAGAAGAAAAGTTCAACAATATGATAAACATTATTCAAAAGCAGTATGA